In Sorghum bicolor cultivar BTx623 chromosome 8, Sorghum_bicolor_NCBIv3, whole genome shotgun sequence, one genomic interval encodes:
- the LOC8073475 gene encoding putative F-box protein At3g17500 encodes MASSSEPFAGQGRRVEPVRAATNIGALPLDALYDILLRLPAKELCRLRLVCRSWRALLSDAAFAAAHAARYPEPLILVGYNNDPVLESSGDWKYQGVISVMDLSGHVVKNLRVDGHIMNMSLHLACVKKTGDGSCRLVNPATGAVHHVPRENPAYGYSDRLCPFGQVASTREYKVLRKVSYSLNGNPRVLYEICTIVGRSSAVHGQAQWRMIQDPPCCIDIDWCAKASVVIDGVVYFLSKNCASSAGGGGSEKQDWIVSFDLETERWRPNIRGPQGLIIHNGLVVEKKLSLVNLNGSLVIVHVRYPYMDLWCLLDSDKGHWVRQYSISIKACYRRSLLSFTPLIVLDDGRIVIHINGLGLGMLKIYDPKTNKVSSVVETGLSSAVSVYTGTLLSLEW; translated from the coding sequence ATGGCGTCGTCGTCGGAGCCTTTCGCTGGGCAGGGAAGGCGCGTCGAGCCCGTTCGCGCCGCCACCAACATCGGTGCTCTGCCCCTGGACGCCCTGTACGACATCCTGCTCCGCCTCCCGGCCAAGGAACTCTGCCGCCTCCGCCTGGTGTGCCGGTCATGGCGCGCCCTGCTCTCCGACGCAGCCTTCGCCGCTGCCCACGCGGCACGCTACCCTGAGCCACTCATCCTCGTCGGCTACAACAACGATCCTGTATTAGAATCAAGTGGTGACTGGAAATACCAAGGCGTCATCAGCGTCATGGATCTGTCCGGGCACGTAGTCAAGAACCTGCGTGTGGACGGCCACATCATGAACATGTCGCTCCACCTCGCCTGCGTCAAGAAGACCGGAGACGGCAGCTGCCGGCTGGTGAACCCAGCCACTGGAGCCGTGCACCACGTGCCCAGAGAGAATCCGGCTTACGGCTACAGCGACAGATTGTGCCCGTTTGGGCAGGTTGCCAGCACGAGAGAGTACAAGGTGCTTCGAAAGGTTTCCTATTCGCTCAATGGCAACCCTCGTGTTCTCTATGAGATCTGCACCATTGTCGGTAGGAGCAGTGCTGTTCATGGTCAGGCGCAGTGGAGGATGATTCAGGATCCTCCATGCTGTATTGATATTGATTGGTGCGCCAAGGCCAGTGTGGTCATCGATGGAGTTGTCTACTTCCTAAGCAAGAACTGTGCATCTTCTGCTGGTGGGGGTGGTTCTGAGAAGCAAGATTGGATAGTGTCATTTGACCTTGAGACAGAGAGGTGGCGACCAAATATCAGGGGACCCCAAGGCCTTATCATCCACAATGGACTGGTTGTTGAGAAGAAGCTTTCATTAGTCAACCTAAATGGCTCACTGGTTATTGTTCATGTCCGGTATCCCTATATGGACCTTTGGTGTCTGTTGGACTCCGACAAGGGCCACTGGGTCAGGCAATACAGCATTTCGATCAAAGCGTGCTACCGCCGCAGTCTGTTGTCCTTTACTCCCTTGATTGTGTTAGACGATGGCAGGATAGTCATACATATCAATGGGTTGGGACTGGGAATGTTGAAGATTTATGACCCCAAAACCAACAAGGTGTCGAGCGTTGTGGAGACGGGTCTCAGCAGTGCGGTTAGTGTGTACACAGGAACCTTGCTGAGCTTAGAGTGGTGA